The following are encoded together in the Actinoplanes sp. N902-109 genome:
- the wrbA gene encoding NAD(P)H:quinone oxidoreductase gives MANVKLAIIYYSATGTIHGMAERLQQAGEKAGAEVRLRQVPELAPEEAISSNAAWSQHFDKTKDEPKATADDVVWADAVLFGSPTRYGNIASQLKQFIDTLGPQWAQGLLADKAYAGFTASQTAHGGQESTLLALYNTIHHFGGIVVAPGYTDPLKFADGNPYGVSHVTGATNDDPVTDAEYAALDHMATRIVTIAGKLKG, from the coding sequence GTGGCAAACGTGAAACTGGCGATCATCTACTACTCGGCCACCGGCACGATCCACGGCATGGCGGAGCGCCTCCAGCAGGCCGGCGAGAAGGCCGGGGCCGAGGTGCGGCTGCGCCAGGTTCCCGAGCTGGCACCGGAGGAGGCGATCTCCTCGAACGCGGCCTGGAGCCAGCACTTCGACAAGACCAAGGACGAGCCGAAGGCCACCGCGGACGACGTGGTGTGGGCCGACGCCGTGCTGTTCGGCAGCCCGACCCGGTACGGCAACATCGCCAGCCAGCTCAAGCAGTTCATCGACACGCTCGGCCCGCAGTGGGCGCAGGGGCTGCTGGCCGACAAGGCGTACGCCGGGTTCACCGCGAGCCAGACCGCTCACGGCGGCCAGGAGTCGACCCTGCTCGCGCTCTACAACACGATCCACCACTTCGGCGGCATCGTGGTCGCCCCGGGCTACACCGACCCGTTGAAGTTTGCGGACGGCAACCCGTACGGCGTCTCGCACGTCACCGGCGCGACCAACGACGACCCGGTGACCGACGCCGAGTACGCCGCGCTGGACCACATGGCGACCCGGATCGTGACCATCGCGGGCAAGCTCAAGGGCTGA
- a CDS encoding DUF397 domain-containing protein — translation MVEKFEADLSGAVWRRSAASDGAAVEVALLDNGVAVRDSRSPDGDVLFFTPAEWDAFVGGAKDGEFDL, via the coding sequence GTGGTCGAGAAGTTCGAGGCAGATCTGAGCGGCGCGGTGTGGCGCCGCAGCGCAGCATCCGATGGAGCGGCCGTGGAGGTCGCGTTGCTGGACAACGGGGTCGCGGTGCGGGATTCCCGCAGCCCGGACGGCGACGTCCTGTTCTTCACGCCGGCCGAGTGGGATGCCTTCGTCGGCGGGGCCAAAGACGGTGAATTCGACCTTTAG
- a CDS encoding thymidylate synthase, translated as MADTQYEQLLRRVLETGTAKADRTGTGTVSLFGERLRYDLSQGFPLITTKRVHFKSVAVELLWFLRGDSNVGWLRDQGVTIWDEWADDRGELGPVYGKQWRSWPTPDGGHTDQITELLATLKRDPDSRRMIVSAWNVAQLPEMALAPCHAMFQFHVADGRLSCQLYQRSADMFLGVPFNIASYALLTHLIAAQTGLVPGDFIWVGGDCHIYNNHVDQVREQLSRDAYEFPTLQLAAAPSLFDYKYEDFTLVNYQHHPALRAPVAV; from the coding sequence ATGGCCGACACCCAGTACGAACAGCTGCTGCGCCGGGTTCTCGAGACCGGCACCGCCAAGGCCGACCGCACCGGCACCGGCACGGTCAGCCTCTTCGGCGAGCGCCTGCGGTACGACCTGTCCCAGGGCTTCCCGCTGATCACCACCAAACGGGTGCACTTCAAGTCGGTCGCGGTCGAGCTGCTCTGGTTCCTGCGTGGCGACAGCAACGTCGGCTGGCTGCGCGACCAGGGGGTCACCATCTGGGACGAGTGGGCCGACGACCGGGGCGAGCTCGGCCCGGTGTACGGCAAGCAGTGGCGGTCCTGGCCCACCCCGGACGGCGGGCACACCGACCAGATCACCGAGCTGCTGGCCACGCTCAAGCGCGACCCCGACTCGCGGCGCATGATCGTGTCGGCCTGGAACGTCGCCCAGCTGCCCGAGATGGCGCTGGCGCCGTGTCACGCCATGTTCCAGTTCCACGTCGCCGACGGCCGGCTCTCGTGCCAGCTCTACCAGCGCAGCGCCGACATGTTCCTCGGCGTGCCGTTCAACATCGCCAGCTACGCTCTGCTCACCCACCTGATCGCGGCGCAGACCGGCCTGGTGCCCGGCGACTTCATCTGGGTGGGCGGCGACTGCCACATCTACAACAACCACGTCGATCAGGTACGCGAACAGCTGAGCCGCGACGCCTACGAGTTCCCCACTCTGCAGCTGGCCGCAGCGCCCTCGCTGTTCGACTACAAATACGAGGACTTCACGCTGGTCAACTACCAGCACCACCCCGCCCTGCGCGCCCCCGTCGCGGTCTGA
- a CDS encoding dihydrofolate reductase encodes MTIHMIWAEARDRVIGANGAIPWHVPGEQKIFRARTTGSTVVMGRATWDSLPDRVRPLPGRRNVVLTRRSGWSAPGAEVLGSIDELLAAYDDFWVMGGAEIYTALLPHAQHIVRSRIDLAIEGDAFAPALDAQWRTAAREQHDGFVVEDLRRSGSAPPAG; translated from the coding sequence GTGACCATTCACATGATCTGGGCCGAGGCCCGCGACCGGGTCATCGGGGCGAACGGCGCGATCCCCTGGCACGTGCCGGGCGAGCAGAAGATCTTCCGCGCCCGCACCACCGGCAGCACGGTCGTCATGGGCCGGGCCACCTGGGACAGTCTGCCCGACCGCGTACGGCCGCTGCCCGGCCGGCGCAACGTGGTGCTCACCCGGCGCAGCGGCTGGTCCGCGCCCGGCGCCGAGGTGCTGGGCTCGATCGACGAGCTGCTGGCCGCGTACGACGACTTCTGGGTGATGGGCGGCGCGGAGATCTACACCGCCCTGCTGCCGCACGCGCAGCACATCGTGCGCAGCCGCATCGACCTGGCCATCGAGGGTGACGCCTTCGCGCCCGCCCTCGATGCGCAGTGGCGGACGGCCGCGCGGGAGCAGCACGACGGCTTCGTGGTCGAGGATCTCAGGCGGAGTGGATCAGCTCCACCAGCCGGGTGA
- the hemE gene encoding uroporphyrinogen decarboxylase, whose translation MSNSPADSALVRACRGLDVPHTPVWFMRQAGRSLPEYHKVRQGIPMLESCRRPDLVAEITLQPVRRHNVDAAILYSDIVVPLAAAGIDLDIVPGTGPVVAEPVRTADDVARLRPLEPGAVDYVAESVRLLLAELGATPLIGFAGAPFTLASYLIEGGPSRNYLKTKAMMYGDPQLWHQLCSRLADITLTFLRVQAGAGVSAVQLFDSWAGALSEADYREYALPHSAAVLGGLADAGVPRIHFGVGTGMLLEAMGEAGADVVGVDWRTPLDRAAQIVGPDHSLQGNLDPAVLFAPWEVVEREARRVLEQGKAARGHVFNLGHGVLPETDPDVLTRLVELIHSA comes from the coding sequence GTGAGCAACTCTCCCGCCGACTCCGCCCTCGTCCGCGCGTGCCGTGGCCTGGACGTTCCCCACACCCCGGTCTGGTTCATGCGGCAGGCCGGCCGTTCGCTGCCGGAATACCACAAGGTCCGGCAGGGGATCCCGATGCTGGAGTCCTGCCGCCGCCCGGACCTGGTCGCCGAGATCACCCTGCAGCCGGTGCGCCGGCACAACGTGGACGCGGCGATCCTCTACAGCGACATCGTGGTGCCGCTGGCGGCGGCCGGGATCGACCTGGACATCGTGCCGGGCACCGGGCCGGTGGTGGCCGAGCCGGTCCGCACGGCCGACGACGTGGCCCGGCTGCGCCCGCTGGAGCCCGGGGCCGTCGACTATGTCGCCGAGTCGGTGCGGTTGCTGCTCGCCGAGCTGGGCGCGACGCCGCTGATCGGCTTCGCCGGGGCGCCGTTCACCCTGGCCAGCTATCTCATCGAGGGCGGCCCGTCGCGCAACTACCTCAAGACCAAGGCCATGATGTACGGCGACCCGCAGCTGTGGCACCAGCTGTGCAGCCGCCTGGCCGACATCACGCTGACGTTCCTGCGCGTGCAGGCCGGCGCCGGGGTCAGCGCGGTCCAGCTGTTCGACTCGTGGGCCGGGGCGCTGTCCGAGGCGGACTACCGCGAATACGCCCTGCCGCACTCGGCCGCGGTGCTCGGTGGCCTGGCCGACGCGGGCGTGCCCAGAATTCACTTCGGCGTGGGCACCGGCATGCTGCTCGAAGCGATGGGCGAGGCGGGTGCGGACGTGGTCGGCGTCGACTGGCGCACCCCGCTGGACCGTGCCGCGCAGATCGTCGGCCCGGACCACTCGCTGCAGGGCAACCTCGACCCGGCGGTGCTGTTCGCGCCGTGGGAGGTCGTCGAGCGGGAGGCCCGCCGGGTGCTCGAGCAGGGCAAGGCGGCCCGTGGGCACGTGTTCAACCTGGGCCACGGCGTGCTGCCGGAAACCGACCCGGACGTGCTCACCCGGCTGGTGGAGCTGATCCACTCCGCCTGA
- a CDS encoding DUF3000 domain-containing protein, translating into MAAPEAFTRAVAGLRAAAPREEILLEEIAAPQRLAPYAFALSATVLRDGDEVASGRLILLHDPAGHDAWRGNLRLVTLITAELEADLAADPLLPEVAWTWLTDGLDQHQAACTAIGGTITQTASTRFGELAGPEPTADLEIRASWTPTSDDLGAHLRGWCTMLASTAGLPPPGVTALNHQRASAP; encoded by the coding sequence ATGGCTGCACCCGAGGCGTTCACCCGCGCCGTGGCCGGGTTGCGGGCCGCTGCCCCCCGCGAGGAGATCCTGCTCGAAGAGATCGCCGCCCCGCAACGGCTGGCCCCGTACGCCTTCGCGCTGAGCGCCACCGTGCTGCGCGACGGTGACGAAGTGGCCAGCGGCCGGTTGATCCTGCTGCACGACCCGGCCGGGCACGACGCCTGGCGGGGCAATCTGCGGCTGGTGACGTTGATCACCGCCGAGCTGGAGGCCGACCTGGCCGCCGACCCGCTGCTGCCCGAGGTCGCCTGGACCTGGCTCACCGACGGGCTCGACCAGCACCAGGCCGCCTGCACGGCGATCGGCGGCACGATCACCCAGACCGCGTCGACCCGCTTCGGCGAGCTGGCCGGCCCCGAGCCCACCGCCGACCTGGAGATCCGCGCCTCCTGGACGCCGACCTCGGACGACCTCGGCGCGCACCTGCGGGGCTGGTGCACGATGCTGGCCTCCACCGCCGGCCTCCCGCCGCCCGGCGTCACCGCCCTCAACCACCAGCGGGCTTCGGCTCCCTGA
- a CDS encoding YdcF family protein produces MPSTPADDLNTLAAFLGRRDELHSSDMLILFGGCPPAGWDLAARFVRDGLAERLLLVGGEGHTTAALRSRVPAYSGATEADLMAAYLAGEHGITDVLLERESTNCGTNITYAESTLRAAGLAPRSIILMQDASMQLRMDAVFRHVWRLGAPRVSNYAGTRPRVAGRDGELVFAGAAPWAMDHWISLLMGEIPRLAPDGYGPAGKNFLAHVDIPDEVLAAHTRLARRFAVREPKPAGG; encoded by the coding sequence ATGCCTTCGACGCCTGCTGACGACCTCAACACGCTCGCCGCCTTTCTGGGCCGGCGGGACGAGCTGCACTCCAGCGACATGCTGATCCTGTTCGGCGGCTGCCCACCGGCGGGCTGGGATCTCGCGGCCCGCTTCGTCCGGGACGGGCTGGCTGAGCGGTTGCTGCTGGTCGGGGGCGAGGGGCACACCACGGCGGCGCTGCGCTCGCGCGTCCCGGCGTACTCCGGCGCGACCGAGGCCGACCTGATGGCGGCGTACCTCGCCGGCGAGCACGGGATCACCGACGTGCTGCTGGAGCGGGAATCGACCAACTGCGGCACCAACATCACGTACGCCGAGAGCACGCTGCGTGCGGCCGGTCTCGCGCCGCGCAGCATCATCCTCATGCAGGACGCCTCGATGCAGCTGCGGATGGACGCCGTGTTCCGGCACGTGTGGCGGCTCGGTGCACCCCGGGTCAGCAACTACGCCGGGACCCGGCCGCGGGTGGCCGGGCGGGACGGGGAGCTGGTGTTCGCCGGGGCGGCGCCGTGGGCGATGGACCACTGGATCAGCCTGCTCATGGGGGAGATCCCGCGGCTCGCCCCGGACGGTTACGGGCCGGCGGGCAAGAACTTCCTCGCCCACGTCGACATCCCGGACGAGGTGCTGGCGGCGCACACCCGGCTGGCGCGCCGGTTTGCGGTCAGGGAGCCGAAGCCCGCTGGTGGTTGA
- a CDS encoding S1C family serine protease, which produces MTTAYDPFGGPGQRRPPQDPLLSLPDHPSGEWATAARPSAPPPRIGHPRPARRDAGPYLVSPTGGAPYPVVSEPIDPPRRSRLVPLLLAVVLLAGGGFMAWRLERADSRLTGQLAASQQREGQLADRAEKLEKQLAGVFDPEAISSAVLPSVFRVRAGNFTGTAFSFGAAEEKQSYLFTNFHVVESVWDAGTKKVFLERGKDEVDATIVKVDKKKDIALLRTTKQIAGLAVAEDVVKPGQQVVVVGSPLGLEDTVTTGVVSAYRPDDTGGPSIQFDAPINPGNSGGPVVNASNEVIGLATAKARDAEGIGLAIPIKTACDAFDAC; this is translated from the coding sequence ATGACCACTGCGTACGACCCCTTCGGGGGGCCGGGTCAGCGCCGGCCGCCGCAGGACCCGCTGCTGAGCCTGCCCGACCATCCCTCCGGCGAGTGGGCCACCGCGGCCCGGCCGTCGGCGCCGCCACCGCGCATCGGGCACCCCCGCCCGGCGCGCCGTGATGCGGGGCCCTATCTGGTGTCACCGACCGGCGGTGCGCCGTACCCGGTGGTGTCCGAACCGATCGACCCGCCGCGCCGCAGCCGGCTGGTGCCGCTGCTGCTCGCCGTGGTGTTGCTGGCCGGGGGCGGGTTCATGGCGTGGCGGCTCGAGCGGGCCGACAGCCGGCTGACCGGGCAGCTCGCCGCGTCCCAGCAGCGCGAGGGCCAGCTCGCCGACCGGGCCGAGAAGCTGGAGAAGCAGCTCGCCGGGGTGTTCGACCCGGAGGCGATCTCGTCGGCGGTGCTGCCCAGCGTGTTCCGGGTGCGGGCGGGCAACTTCACCGGCACGGCGTTCTCCTTCGGCGCGGCCGAGGAGAAGCAGTCGTACCTGTTCACGAACTTCCATGTGGTCGAGTCGGTGTGGGACGCCGGCACCAAGAAGGTGTTCCTGGAACGCGGCAAGGACGAGGTCGACGCGACTATCGTCAAGGTCGACAAGAAGAAGGACATCGCGCTGCTGCGCACCACCAAGCAGATCGCGGGGCTGGCCGTGGCCGAGGACGTCGTCAAACCGGGGCAACAGGTGGTGGTCGTGGGTTCGCCGCTCGGGCTGGAGGACACGGTCACGACCGGCGTGGTGAGCGCTTACCGGCCGGACGACACCGGCGGCCCGTCGATCCAGTTCGACGCGCCGATCAACCCCGGCAACTCCGGCGGCCCGGTGGTCAACGCCAGCAACGAGGTGATCGGGCTGGCCACGGCGAAGGCCCGGGACGCCGAGGGGATCGGCCTGGCCATCCCGATCAAGACCGCCTGCGATGCCTTCGACGCCTGCTGA
- a CDS encoding ribonuclease D, with protein sequence MTDEAPLRRRDAPDHVQDGPHDVPPDPTSGGPEAARTSVPLTAPREGTPRPVETSAELADIVARMATGSGPVAVDAERASGYRYTQRAYLVQLRREGAGTVLIDPVPLSDLQTLDAALADTEWVLHAASQDLACLAEIGMRPRRLFDTELAARLAGFERVGLAALTEQLLGYSLEKHHSAADWSTRPLPESWLTYAALDVELLTDLRDLLAAELERQGKAEWAAEEFAALVASADRPPRVRPDPWRRTSGIHRVRGARAQSRVRALWYARDGVAARRDSAPGRVLPDSAIIAAAELDPKDERALLALPGFGGRSVRRLARVWLDALDAARALSDDELPVNQPVEGPPPPHRWAERDPVAAARLQRCRQVVVATAERYTLPPENLISPDFIRRLAWSPPDEVTPAAVGDTLRGFGARDWQIGLIAEQIAAVLPDAPPAAE encoded by the coding sequence GTGACCGACGAAGCACCCCTGCGCCGTCGGGACGCGCCGGACCATGTGCAAGACGGACCGCACGATGTGCCGCCCGACCCGACATCTGGCGGTCCCGAAGCTGCCCGCACCTCCGTTCCGTTGACTGCGCCCCGAGAGGGCACCCCGCGCCCGGTGGAGACCTCCGCCGAGCTCGCCGACATCGTGGCGCGCATGGCCACCGGCTCCGGGCCGGTCGCCGTCGACGCCGAACGAGCGTCCGGCTACCGCTACACCCAGCGCGCCTATCTGGTGCAACTGCGCCGCGAGGGCGCCGGGACGGTGCTGATCGACCCGGTACCCCTGAGTGATCTGCAGACCCTCGATGCGGCGCTTGCCGACACCGAATGGGTCCTGCATGCTGCCAGCCAGGACCTCGCGTGCCTGGCCGAGATCGGGATGCGGCCGCGACGGCTGTTCGACACCGAGCTGGCCGCACGGCTCGCCGGGTTCGAGCGGGTCGGCCTGGCCGCCCTCACCGAGCAGCTGCTCGGCTACTCGCTGGAGAAGCACCACTCCGCCGCCGACTGGTCCACCCGGCCGTTGCCGGAGTCGTGGCTGACCTACGCCGCGCTGGACGTCGAACTGCTCACCGATCTGCGCGACCTGCTCGCCGCGGAGCTGGAACGGCAGGGCAAGGCCGAATGGGCGGCCGAGGAGTTCGCGGCCCTGGTCGCGAGCGCCGACCGGCCGCCGCGGGTACGCCCCGACCCCTGGCGGCGCACCTCCGGCATCCACCGCGTGCGGGGGGCCCGCGCCCAGTCCCGGGTCCGGGCGCTCTGGTACGCCCGCGACGGGGTGGCCGCCCGCCGGGACTCCGCGCCCGGGCGCGTGCTGCCCGACTCCGCGATCATCGCGGCGGCCGAGCTCGATCCCAAGGACGAACGTGCGCTGCTCGCGCTGCCGGGTTTCGGCGGCCGTTCGGTACGCCGGCTCGCCCGGGTCTGGCTGGACGCGCTGGACGCCGCCCGGGCGTTGAGCGACGACGAACTGCCGGTCAACCAGCCGGTCGAGGGGCCGCCCCCGCCGCACCGCTGGGCCGAGCGTGACCCGGTCGCCGCGGCCCGGCTGCAGCGCTGCCGCCAGGTCGTGGTCGCCACCGCCGAGCGCTACACGCTGCCGCCGGAAAACCTGATCAGCCCGGACTTCATCCGCCGGCTGGCGTGGTCGCCGCCCGACGAGGTCACGCCGGCGGCGGTCGGGGACACGCTGCGCGGCTTCGGTGCCCGCGACTGGCAGATCGGCTTGATCGCGGAACAGATCGCCGCCGTTCTGCCGGATGCGCCACCCGCAGCGGAGTAG
- a CDS encoding thiolase family protein, giving the protein MPRVSREVVFVDGVRTPFGKAGGMYAETRADDLVIRCIRELMRRNPQLPPEKVDEVAIAATTQTGDQGLTIGRTAALLSGLPKSVPGYAIDRMCAGAMTAVTNVAGGIAMGAYDVAIAGGVEHMGHHPMGEGVDPNPRILAEKLVDPSALVMGSTAENLHDRLSGITKERSDAFGLASQEKTAKAYANGKFQPDLVPVAIRSTEEGWGLATVDEAPRETSMEKLATLKTPFRPHGKVTAGNAAGLNDGATAALLADEETARELGLPIAMRLVSYGFVGVEPEIMGYGPIPSTEKALRLAGLTIEDIGLFELNEAFAVQVLAFLDHFGIADDDPRVNPWGGAIAIGHPLASSGVRLMTQLARHFEEHPEVRYGLTAMCIGIGMGGTVIWENPHFEGADK; this is encoded by the coding sequence GTGCCCCGAGTAAGTCGCGAGGTCGTCTTTGTCGACGGCGTCCGCACCCCGTTCGGCAAGGCCGGCGGCATGTACGCCGAGACCCGCGCCGACGATCTGGTGATCCGTTGCATCCGGGAGCTGATGCGGCGCAACCCGCAGCTCCCGCCGGAAAAGGTCGACGAGGTCGCGATCGCGGCGACCACGCAGACCGGTGACCAGGGCCTGACCATCGGCCGCACCGCGGCGCTGCTGTCCGGTCTGCCCAAGTCCGTGCCCGGCTACGCCATCGACCGGATGTGCGCCGGGGCGATGACAGCGGTGACCAACGTCGCCGGCGGCATCGCGATGGGCGCGTACGACGTGGCCATCGCCGGCGGGGTCGAGCACATGGGCCACCACCCGATGGGCGAGGGCGTCGACCCCAACCCGCGCATCCTGGCCGAGAAGCTGGTCGACCCGTCGGCGCTGGTCATGGGCAGCACGGCGGAGAACCTGCACGACCGGCTGTCGGGCATCACCAAGGAGCGCTCGGACGCCTTCGGCCTGGCCTCGCAGGAGAAGACCGCCAAGGCGTACGCGAACGGCAAGTTCCAGCCGGACCTGGTGCCGGTGGCGATCCGCAGCACCGAGGAGGGCTGGGGGCTGGCCACGGTCGACGAGGCGCCGCGCGAGACCTCGATGGAGAAGCTCGCCACCCTCAAGACCCCGTTCCGTCCGCACGGCAAGGTCACCGCGGGCAACGCGGCCGGCCTCAACGACGGTGCCACCGCGGCGCTGCTGGCCGACGAGGAGACCGCCCGCGAGCTGGGGCTGCCGATCGCGATGCGGCTGGTCTCGTACGGCTTCGTCGGGGTCGAGCCGGAGATCATGGGGTACGGCCCGATCCCGTCGACCGAGAAGGCGCTGCGGCTGGCCGGGCTGACCATCGAGGACATCGGCCTGTTCGAGCTCAACGAGGCGTTCGCGGTGCAGGTGCTGGCGTTCCTCGACCACTTCGGCATCGCCGACGACGACCCGCGGGTCAACCCGTGGGGCGGCGCGATCGCCATCGGGCACCCGCTCGCCTCCTCCGGCGTGCGGCTGATGACCCAGCTCGCGCGTCACTTCGAGGAGCACCCCGAGGTCCGCTACGGCCTCACCGCCATGTGCATCGGCATCGGCATGGGCGGCACCGTGATCTGGGAGAACCCGCACTTCGAGGGAGCCGACAAGTGA
- a CDS encoding 3-hydroxyacyl-CoA dehydrogenase NAD-binding domain-containing protein — MSTALPDYPNEVVTQALVRLVKVPGLTKPAALITLDNGLDYKKPNSFGPAGLAALDEAITKATEADPAFIALTGKPYIFCVGADITGMPFLTQRDQAVALGELGHRVFARLRASSIPTFAFINGAALGGGLEVSLHCHYRTVSGGAAALGLPEVAIGLVPGWGGSQLLPNLIGIPGAAQVILQNPLTQKVLKPQQARELGIADALFEPADFLERSLEWAAGVVQGDVQVERPEVDKDMWDGVLFFAKQQLDERLHGAVPSANKALELLALAKDATFEDGTAAETRALADLIMGDESRASLYAFDLVQRRAKRPVGVPDKDLARRITKVGIVGAGLMASQLALLFVRRLQVPVVLTDLDQTRVDKGVEYVHSQIAKTVSKGRMDEGTAAKLRGLVTGSVDKAAFADADFVIEAVFENLDLKKQIWAELEKIVSPGTVLATNTSSLSVTEMAADLEHPERVVGFHFFNPVAVLPLLEIIKGGRTDDATLATAFAVGKDLRKSCVLVKDAPAFVVNRLLTRFTSEIFAAIDAGTPLDTVDSALDPLGLPMRPIALLQLVGPAVAYHVGETLHEAFPDRFAVSPNLARIVEAGKPLMLDDEINPEVVALIEAGDKPLTADEVRQKALDALAEETRLMLDEGVVAEAQDIDLCMLLGAGWPFHLGGVTPYLDRSGTAERVTGKRFLPQGVASLPA, encoded by the coding sequence GTGAGCACCGCCCTTCCCGACTACCCCAACGAGGTCGTCACCCAGGCGCTCGTCCGCCTGGTCAAGGTGCCCGGTCTGACCAAGCCGGCCGCGCTGATCACGCTGGACAACGGGCTGGACTACAAGAAGCCCAACAGCTTCGGCCCGGCCGGCCTGGCCGCCCTGGACGAGGCGATCACCAAGGCCACCGAGGCGGATCCGGCGTTCATCGCGCTGACCGGCAAGCCGTACATCTTCTGTGTGGGTGCCGACATCACCGGCATGCCCTTCCTCACCCAGCGGGACCAGGCAGTGGCCCTGGGCGAGCTGGGCCACCGGGTGTTCGCCCGGCTGCGCGCCAGCTCGATCCCGACCTTCGCGTTCATCAACGGCGCGGCGCTCGGCGGTGGCCTCGAGGTTTCCCTGCACTGCCACTACCGCACGGTCTCCGGCGGCGCGGCGGCGCTGGGCCTGCCCGAGGTCGCGATCGGCCTGGTCCCCGGCTGGGGTGGCAGCCAGCTGCTGCCCAACCTGATCGGCATCCCCGGCGCGGCGCAGGTCATCCTGCAGAACCCGCTCACCCAGAAGGTCCTCAAGCCCCAGCAGGCCCGCGAGCTCGGCATCGCCGACGCGCTGTTCGAGCCGGCCGACTTCCTCGAGCGCTCGCTGGAATGGGCCGCCGGGGTCGTCCAGGGCGACGTGCAGGTCGAGCGTCCCGAGGTCGACAAGGACATGTGGGACGGCGTGCTGTTCTTCGCCAAGCAGCAGCTCGACGAGCGGCTGCACGGCGCGGTGCCGTCCGCCAACAAAGCCCTCGAGCTGCTCGCCCTCGCCAAGGACGCGACCTTCGAGGACGGCACCGCCGCGGAGACCCGGGCGCTGGCCGACTTGATCATGGGCGACGAGTCCCGGGCCAGCCTGTACGCCTTCGATCTGGTCCAGCGCCGCGCCAAGCGACCGGTGGGCGTACCCGACAAGGACCTGGCCCGCCGGATCACCAAGGTCGGCATCGTCGGTGCCGGTCTGATGGCCTCCCAGCTGGCGTTGCTCTTCGTCCGCCGGCTGCAGGTGCCGGTCGTGCTCACCGACCTCGACCAGACCCGGGTCGACAAAGGCGTGGAGTACGTGCACAGCCAGATCGCCAAGACGGTCAGCAAGGGCCGGATGGACGAGGGCACCGCGGCCAAGCTGCGCGGCCTGGTCACCGGCTCGGTCGACAAGGCGGCGTTCGCCGACGCCGACTTCGTCATCGAGGCGGTCTTCGAGAACCTCGACCTCAAGAAGCAGATCTGGGCCGAGCTGGAGAAGATCGTCAGCCCCGGCACGGTGCTGGCAACCAACACCTCGTCGCTGTCGGTCACCGAGATGGCGGCCGACCTCGAACACCCCGAGCGGGTCGTGGGCTTCCACTTCTTCAACCCGGTCGCGGTGCTCCCGCTCCTCGAGATCATCAAGGGCGGTCGTACGGACGACGCCACGCTCGCCACGGCCTTCGCGGTCGGCAAGGACCTGCGCAAGTCGTGCGTGCTGGTCAAGGATGCCCCGGCGTTCGTGGTCAACCGGCTGCTGACCCGCTTCACCAGCGAGATCTTCGCCGCCATCGACGCCGGCACCCCGCTGGACACCGTCGACAGCGCGCTCGACCCGCTGGGCCTGCCGATGCGCCCGATCGCGCTGCTCCAGCTGGTCGGCCCGGCGGTGGCCTACCACGTGGGCGAGACGCTGCACGAGGCGTTCCCGGACCGCTTCGCCGTGTCGCCCAACCTGGCCAGGATCGTCGAGGCGGGCAAGCCGCTGATGCTCGACGACGAGATCAACCCCGAGGTGGTCGCGCTCATCGAGGCCGGCGACAAGCCGTTGACGGCGGACGAGGTACGGCAGAAGGCGCTGGACGCCCTCGCCGAGGAAACCCGTCTCATGCTGGACGAGGGCGTGGTGGCCGAGGCGCAGGACATCGACCTGTGCATGCTCCTCGGCGCCGGCTGGCCGTTCCACCTCGGTGGCGTCACGCCGTACCTGGACCGCAGCGGCACCGCCGAACGGGTGACCGGTAAGCGTTTCCTGCCGCAGGGTGTCGCAAGTCTCCCCGCCTGA